A single region of the Vanacampus margaritifer isolate UIUO_Vmar chromosome 13, RoL_Vmar_1.0, whole genome shotgun sequence genome encodes:
- the s1pr4 gene encoding sphingosine 1-phosphate receptor 4 gives MHSASLPATVTVCVVQRFGWDDSCLYRSFISQPGSSPYPPSSGVAMDLFSSLTSSSSCPQFYNLSAFPGNASEISHVILQHYNHTGRLKNRTVSTSQNHISATSAFFLFVSILIILENSLVLVAVISHICRSWRWVYVCIANITLSDLLTGAAYLVNICMSGRRTFQLTPALWLFREGMLFVALAASIFSLLLIAVERYMTIMKPLPQKSARSTYYRIYGLVAFFWVLALVIGFLPLMGWNCVCSLDGCSTLLPLYSKTYILFSLIIFVFILLSIGVLYSAIYCHVYKSAQQRCRKRSLALLKTVITIVGVFLLCWGPLFLLLLVDFFCTSRQCAPLFSADFFISLAVLNSGINPIIYALGSGEMRRAMAKLLCRCCLKAGLCRPEVLTSKETSSTSESRQGSMRNNLNKGRKINFASPPPTPKKARKASKKCRLSSTASCLSVSSG, from the exons ATGCACTCAGCATCACTACCAGCAACAGTCACA GTGTGTGTTGTCCAGCGGTTTGGATGGGACGATAGCTGTCTTTACAGGAGTTTCATTTCCCAACCTGGTTCTAGTCCATATCCTCCCAGCTCAGGAGTAGCCATGGATCTTTTCTCGTCCCTCACATCCTCTTCATCCTGCCCTCAATTTTATAATTTATCCGCTTTCCCCGGCAACGCCTCCGAGATCAGCCACGTGATCCTGCAGCATTACAACCACACGGGCCGTCTGAAGAACAGGACCGTTTCAACCTCGCAGAATCACATCAGCGCCACCTCGGCCTTCTTCCTGTTTGTAAGCATTCTCATCATCCTGGAGAATTCCCTGGTGTTGGTGGCTGTCATTTCTCACATCTGCCGTAGTTGGCGTTGGGTGTACGTGTGCATTGCCAACATCACCCTCAGTGACCTCCTGACCGGTGCTGCCTACCTGGTCAACATCTGTATGTCTGGTCGTCGGACTTTCCAGTTGACCCCTGCGCTTTGGCTTTTCCGAGAGGGTATGCTCTTCGTGGCCTTGGCCGCATCGATTTTCAGTTTGTTGTTGATTGCCGTGGAGCGTTACATGACTATAATGAAGCCACTGCCGCAGAAATCAGCCAGGAGCACCTATTATAGGATCTACGGCCTGGTGGCCTTCTTCTGGGTTTTGGCGCTGGTGATCGGCTTCCTTCCTTTGATGGGCTGGAACTGCGTGTGTAGCCTGGATGGATGCTCCACCCTCCTCCCGCTTTACTCAAAGACCTACATCTTGTTCTCCCTCATCATCTTCGTCTTCATCCTCCTGTCTATTGGCGTGCTCTACAGCGCCATCTACTGCCACGTGTACAAAAGCGCACAACAGCGGTGCCGTAAGCGCTCCCTGGCTCTGCTTAAAACCGTGATCACCATCGTGGGGGTCTTCCTGCTCTGCTGGGGGCCGCTGTTCCTGCTACTGCTGGTGGACTTCTTCTGCACGTCCCGGCAGTGTGCGCCACTCTTCAGCGCCGATTTCTTCATCTCCCTGGCTGTTTTAAACTCAGGCATCAACCCTATTATCTACGCCCTGGGAAGCGGTGAGATGAGGAGGGCCATGGCAAAACTACTTTGTCGATGCTGCCTGAAGGCCGGCCTGTGTCGCCCTGAGGTGCTGACCTCCAAGGAGACCAGCAGCACATCGGAGAGCAGGCAGGGCAGCATGAGGAACAATTTGAACAAGGGCAGGAAGATAAACTTTGCCTCCCCCCCGCCAACCCCGAAAAAGGCTCGTAAGGCGTCTAAGAAATGCAGGCTGAGCTCCACCGCCAGCTGCCTTTCAGTTTCGAGTGGTTAG